In Scatophagus argus isolate fScaArg1 chromosome 7, fScaArg1.pri, whole genome shotgun sequence, a genomic segment contains:
- the LOC124062544 gene encoding septin-7-like isoform X3 has translation MVVGESGLGKSTLINSLFLTDLYSKDYPGPSQRIKKTVQVEQSKVLIKEGGVQLTLTIVDTPGFGDAVDNSNCWQPVINYIDSKCEDFLNAESRVNRRSMPDNRVHCCLYFIAPSGHGLKPLDIEFMKRLHDKVNVIPLIAKADTLTPEECQLFKKQIMKEIQEHKIKIYEFPDTEDDEDNKLIRKIKEKMPLAVVGSNVVIEVNGKKVRGRQYPWGVAEVENGEHCDFTVLRNMLIRTHMQDLKDVTNNVHYENYRSKKLAAVTCNGVDTSKTKGQLTKSPLAQMEEERREHVMKMKKMEAEMEQVFEMKVKEKKQKLKDSEAELERRHEQMKRNLEAQYKELEEKRRVFEEEKSNWEAQQRILEQQKLDASKTMEKNKKKGKIF, from the exons GTGAATCTGGTCTCGGTAAATCGACACTCATCAACTCTCTGTTCctgactgacctgtactccaAGGACTACCCTGGGCCCTCCCAGCGCATCAAGAAGACTGTGCAG GTGGAGCAGTCCAAAGTGCTGATTAAGGAAGGAGGGGTCCAACTGACACTCACCATTGTCGACACACCAGGGTTCGGAGATGCAGTGGACAACAGCAACTG TTGGCAGCCAGTCATAAACTACATTGACAGTAAGTGTGAGGACTTCCTGAACGCGGAGTCGAGGGTGAACCGCAGGTCCATGCCAGACAACAGAGTCCACTGCTGCCTGTACTTCATAGCGCCCTCTGGACACGG tCTGAAGCCGCTTGACATTGAGTTCATGAAGAGACTCCATGACAAAGTCAACGTCATCCCTCTTATCGCAAAAGCCGACACTCTGACCCCGGAGGAGTGccagctttttaaaaaacag ATAATGAAAGAGATACAGGagcacaaaattaaaatttatgaGTTCCCAGACACGGAGGATGACGAGGACAACAAACTCATCCGAAAGATCAAG GAGAAGATGCCACTGGCGGTGGTCGGTAGCAACGTGGTAATTGAGGTGAACGGCAAGAAGGTCAGAGGTCGGCAGTATCCGTGGGGCGTGGCAGAAG tggaaaATGGGGAGCACTGCGACTTCACTGTGCTTCGCAACATGTTGATCAG GACCCATATGCAGGATCTAAAGGATGTCACCAACAATGTCCACTACGAGAATTACCGCAGTAAGAAACTCGCTGCCGTCACCTGTAATGGAGTGGACACCTCCAAGACCAAGGGACAGCTCACTAA GAGTCCCTTGgcacagatggaggaggagcGCAGGGAGCACgtgatgaaaatgaagaagatgGAGGCAGAAATGGAACAAGTCTTTGAAATGAAGGTtaaggagaagaagcagaaactGAAGGACTCGGAGGCtgag CTGGAGCGACGCCACGAGCAGATGAAAAGGAACTTGGAGGCGCAGTacaaagagctggaggagaagagaCGAGTGTTTGAGGAAGAAAAGTCCAACTGGGAGGCTCAGCAGAGAATCCTCGAGCAGCAGAAACTGGACGCCTCCAA GACGATggaaaagaacaagaagaaaggaaaaatctTTTGA